DNA from Bdellovibrionales bacterium:
CGAAGTGCAGTCTCTGATGAAGCGATCGCAAGCGGCCTTTGAGCGTTGGTCGCATACATCCTTGCAGGATCGCCAGGAGCATATGTTGGCTCTGGCGCAACAATTACTCAAAAATAAAGAGGCGTTGTCCCGAAGCATGACCCACGAAATGGGGAAGCCGATCGTGCAGTCCCAGGCGGAGGTTGAAAAGTGCATACAACTGATCGAGTTTTGCGTGGAAGAGTCCAAGACGGCTCTTGCAATTAAAAAACACAAAGGCTTCGAGATTCATAGCGCGCCTCAAGGGATTATTTTTGGAATTATGCCGTGGAATTTTCCACTGTGGCAGGTTTTTCGATTTGCCATTCCGACCATGCTTGCAGGTAACTGCGTGGTGGTGAAACATGCCGAAAACGTCGCCGGGACCTCGTTGCTGATCGAGGACGTGTTTAGAAAAGCGCGAATGAATGATGTCTACACCAATATTTTGGTCGATCATCAAGGTGCGGCGGAGCTGATCGGTTCGCCGATGATTCGAGGAGTAAGTCTTACCGGGAGCACTCGCGCCGGAAAGTCCGTGGCGGAAACCGCCGGAAAACACTTAAAAAAAGTGGTTCTGGAGCTCGGCGGAAATGATGCCTACATCGTTTGCGAGGATGCAAATCTTGAACTGGCTGCACAAAAAATGTTTCAAGCGCGGATTTTAAATGCAGGGCAGAGTTGTATTTCCGCCAAGCGATTGATCATCCACCGTCAAGTGATTCAGCCGGTCACGGACTTGTTGATTGATCAAATGGAAAAATTGAAAGTGGGCGATCCCCTTTTAAACACCACTGAAATGGGACCCGTGGCGCGCAAAGATTTGTTAGAGGGCCTACTTCAGCAACT
Protein-coding regions in this window:
- a CDS encoding aldehyde dehydrogenase family protein — its product is MKTYFSTINPTTEKTLEKFKYATESEVQSLMKRSQAAFERWSHTSLQDRQEHMLALAQQLLKNKEALSRSMTHEMGKPIVQSQAEVEKCIQLIEFCVEESKTALAIKKHKGFEIHSAPQGIIFGIMPWNFPLWQVFRFAIPTMLAGNCVVVKHAENVAGTSLLIEDVFRKARMNDVYTNILVDHQGAAELIGSPMIRGVSLTGSTRAGKSVAETAGKHLKKVVLELGGNDAYIVCEDANLELAAQKMFQARILNAGQSCISAKRLIIHRQVIQPVTDLLIDQMEKLKVGDPLLNTTEMGPVARKDLLEGLLQQLDQMMKLGAQVKYTHPTLLTKGFFLTPTIVHQDPSIAFNEEVFGPIFTLIPFENDPDAIQIANSTPYGLGGAVFSGDSHRAYSIAQSMDTGSVAVNDFFRSSPERPFGGVKDSGYGRELGEEGFYEFVNKKVIVKK